In one Lolium rigidum isolate FL_2022 chromosome 3, APGP_CSIRO_Lrig_0.1, whole genome shotgun sequence genomic region, the following are encoded:
- the LOC124696358 gene encoding arabinogalactan protein 1-like — translation MARFAVVAAIVVLLAVTAAAQAPGAAPIPAPRMAPLPAPPARSPATAPAPVATPPTAPAPVATPPTAASPSPMASPPAPPTDAPSAMTPSAVSATPAGAPSDTPASSAVYTSTVSFVAVAGAVAAAIVF, via the coding sequence ATGGCTCGTTTCGCCGTTGTCGCCGCAATCGTCGTCCTCCTGGCCGTCACAGCCGCCGCGCAGGCCCCTGGAGCGGCGCCCATCCCGGCGCCCAGGATGGCCCCGCTCCCCGCTCCGCCGGCGAGGTCCCCGGCCACCGCTCCTGCGCCGGTCGCCACCCCACCCACCGCCCCTGCGCCAGTTGCCACCCCTCCCACGGCTGCGTCGCCGTCACCGATGGCCTCTCCCCCGGCCCCGCCTACCGACGCTCCCTCCGCAATGACACCTTCCGCGGTCTCCGCCACACCGGCCGGCGCCCCCAGTGACACCCCCGCGAGCTCTGCTGTCTACACGTCGACCGTCAgcttcgtcgccgtcgccggcgccgtcgccgccgccatcgtgttcTAG
- the LOC124696356 gene encoding arabinogalactan protein 1-like — translation MARFAVVAAIVALLAVAAAAQGPMPAPRMAPLPAPPARSPAPVATPPTAASPSPMASPPAPPMETPTEAPSAVTPSAMTPSAVSATPAGAPSDTPASSAVYTSTASFVAVAGAVAAAILF, via the coding sequence ATGGCTCGCTTCGCCGTGGTCGCCGCCATCGTCgcgctcctcgccgtcgctgccgccgcgCAGGGCCCCATGCCGGCGCCCCGGATGGCCCCGCTCCCAGCGCCGCCGGCGAGGTCCCCTGCGCCGGTCGCCACTCCGCCCACCGCCGCGTCGCCGTCCCCGATGGCCTCGCCCCCGGCCCCGCCCATGGAGACCCCGACCGAAGCTCCCTCCGCGGTGACCCCCTCCGCGATGACCCCCTCCGCAGTCTCCGCCACACCGGCCGGCGCCCCCAGCGACACCCCCGCGAGCTCCGCCGTCTACACGTCCACCGCCAGCTTCGTCGCTGTCGCCGGCGCGGTTGCCGCCGCCATCCTGTTCTAG
- the LOC124701376 gene encoding classical arabinogalactan protein 1-like produces MARFAVVAAIVALLAITAAAQSPMPAPKMAPLPTPPARSPVATPPTAAAPTPMAASPPSPPTAGSATTDAPSAMTPSAVSVAPAGAPAAGAPASSAVYASSVSFFAVAGAVAAAVMF; encoded by the coding sequence ATGGCTCGCTTCGCCGTGGTCGCCGCCATCGTCGCGCTCCTCGCCATAACAGCCGCCGCGCAGAGCCCCATGCCGGCGCCCAAGATGGCCCCGCTGCCAACACCGCCGGCGAGATCCCCGGTCGCCACGCCTCCAACCGCTGCGGCGCCGACTCCGATGGCCGCCTCTCCGCCGTCCCCGCCAACGGCCGGCTCGGCCACCACCGACGCTCCTTCCGCAATGACGCCCTCCGCGGTCTCCGTCGCACCGGCCGGAGCACCCGCCGCAGGCGCTCCCGCGAGCTCTGCTGTGTACGCCTCCTCCGTCAGCTTCTTCGCCGTCGCTGGCGCAGTCGCTGCCGCCGTCATGTTCTAG